From the Phormidium ambiguum IAM M-71 genome, the window AAATAGATTTTTTAGGAATCATTGATGCAGTTCAACCCAATGGCAAAAGAACAACTAACTCGGTTCCAACAAATGTAAGTTATTTTTTCAACAGATGGACAGTAAATCCTTCATTTTTGAGAAATTTCCCAGAAATGCGAGTTCCGAAGATTGGTTACAAAATTGGCATACCTTTAAATGCCGATCGAACAGGAGAATTACTTTGCGACAGTAGCTCAACTTTTGCCGATCAACAAGAACAATCATACGCCTTTAATATTGATGGAACACCTATTTTATTACCTAGAATATCAAATAATTTACCTGCAAATTTTGCCGCTCCAAAATATCAGCCTATAGTTCATAGTTATCAATACGGTATTCATAAAGATTTATATATACAGCAGCAAATGTTCACTACTATCATGCAAATAGTTAATTCTCGAAAGCAAGGCTATTACTTAAATTGTAATCGAGTTCAAGAAAGGCGATCGCATTTAATGATTGTTTAATTTTGATTAAACTCACGTTTTTAATGAGGCTAAGTATATGCAGATTTTTTTGTTAATTTGGTTCGGACAACTTGTATCTTTAATGGGTTCTGGTTTAACTAGTTTTGCATTAGGAGTATGGATTTATCAACATACAGGCTCGGTGATAAATTTTTCTTTGATATACTTTTTTAGTGAACTGCCTGGGATAATTATTGCACCGATCGCAGGTGCGATCGCAGACCGCAAAGATCGCCGCACATTAATGATTTTCAGCAACATTGGATCAGGTGTAACTAGTTTAGTAATTGCATTATTAATGTTTGCTGGTGGGCTCAAGATTTGGCATATTTACTTAGCTATAACAATTAGCTCAACTTGCAATGGCTTTCAACAACCTGCTTATCTTGCTGCTACCACATTACTTGTTCCTAAAAAACATTATGCTCGTGCTAGCGGCATGATTCAAGTAGGCAAGGCAGCTGAACAGCTATTTTCACCAATTGTTGCAGGTGTACTAGTGGCAACAATTCAAATTCAAGGTGTACTTTTAATCGATTTCATTACCTTTATATTTGCTTTGTTAACTTTATTGATTTTCCGATTTCCTCAGCCACCAAAGGCAAGTATTAACACTGCTGATAAAACTTCACTACTAAGTGATAGTGGCTTTGGTTGGACTTATATTAAAAAACGACCTGGACTATTAATCATGGTAATTTTCTTTGCGATTACTAACTTTAGTATTGGCATTGCCCAGGTATTGCTTACCCCAATGATTTTAAGTTTTACTGATGCGAGAACGCTGGGTGTTGTTTTATCTTTGGGTGGTAGTGGGTGGCTATTTGGCAGCTTGGCAATCAGTATTTGGGGAGGGCCAAAGCGACGGATTTATGGGATTTTAGGTTTTGAGTTACTGCTGGGAATGGGGATTTTAATGGCAGGTTTAAGAAGCAATATTGTACTAATTACTATGGCCATTTTTAGTATTTTCTTTAGCGTACCGATGATTATCGGCTGCAATAATGCTATTTGGCAAAGTAAAGTTCCGTCTAACGTGCAAGGGCGGGTTTTTGCAGTGCGAGGAATGATTTCTTGGTCAACTTTTCCTCTAGCTTACCTTGTGGCTGGGCTTTTAGCCGATCGCATTTTTCAACCATTACTAGAACCCAACGGTTTATTAGCTAAAAGTCTTGGCTTACTCATTGGTGTAGGTGCAGGGCGAGGAATTGGTTTACTATTTATGGTAGTTGGAACTTTAATTGTACTGACGACAATCGCAGCTTATCAATATCCACGTTTGTGGCGAGTTGAAGATGAATTACCAGATGCTATTTACTAGCTATTAACGTAAGTTAAACGTAAAAAATTACGGCGCTAAAGAGAGAAAACTAAATCCAAAAATCAGGGTTTAGTTAATTTTAATTTTGATAAGTCGTGAAACTTTACCTTACCATCTTTTCCACCGCTGACCAGTTTCTTACCATCCTGACTTACCGCTATTGATTTAACAAATTTATGATCTTTAAATGGGTTTTCAATTGGTTTACCTTTCCAGTCCCAAATACTTACTTGACCCTCACTACCTCCAGTAATAATTTTTTTACCATTATCAATAAAAGCTATTGCATTAACTGCTTTTTTGTCTGCTGTAAATCCATCAACAAATTTACCTTGCGAGTTCCAAATACTTACTTTACCATCTTTTCCTCCAGTAACAATATACCTACCATCAGGAGTAAAGCTGACCACATTTATACTGCCTTTAGGATGTGCAGAGAATGGTACACCAATTCGCTTACTTTGGAAATCCCAAATACTTACATTACCGTTATTACTACCAGCAACAATCTTTTCGCCTTTAGAATCAAAAGCTACCGAATTTATACTAATTTTACCTGTTACTATTGGTTTACCAAACGGTTCACCTCTTGTATTCCACAATAATATTCTTCCGTCATTACCTCCTGTGGCAATTAGATTACCATTGGGACTAAAAACTACTGAATTTACATTTTTTTGACCAGTACCTAAATTTTGAACAGTACGTTGTTTCAAATTCCAAATGCGTAACGTACCATCATTAGTACCTACAGCAATAATTTGAGAGCTTGTAGGATGAAAGGCTACAGAATTAATAGTACTTTTATTTGTACGCAGTAATGGATTATCGGTAGGAAGCAATGGAAAACTAGGTTGATTCTGCAAGCTCCAAAAATATAATTGACCTACACTAACTCCAGCGATAACTGTATTACCATCAGGACTAAAAGCTAATGAATTGACAGTACTGTTACCTGCTTGGAAAGTATTTTTTTCCTCGGTTTTATCTATTTGTTGAGGTTGATTAGGTTCAGTGGTTTGTGGGTCAGTAGGAAGTGAAGTTTGCTTCTGAAGTGGTTGTTGGTTAAAAGGGAAAAGTTCTGGTCGATATAGATATATTAGTGCTAATGATGCGATCGCTCCACCAAGAACAGCAACAGCAATGTTACGAAAATGTTGGTAGCGTTGACGCTGAATACTACGTTTAATAAATTCTGACTCTAAGGAATTAAACCAAATTTCTTTCTTCAGAAATCTTTCCTTAATTAATGGTAAGCGAGGATCGTTAGCCCAAAGTAAACGGGAAGCCCTTTTACTTTGTTTTTGATTTGTCCAATTGTAGGCACGCAATGTTAGCTCTCTGTGCAACAGAAGATTACCTAATTCTTGTTGTTTCCAAGTCAGAAGTTTTGACCATTGTCGAACTAAACTATCATCAGCAAGTTCTATATAACCATTACCTTGAGAATCTTGTCCTCTCAATAATAAGCGTGCAGCACAGAATCGAGTAATTACTTGCTTGACTAAAGTATTTTCTGGTTCGGAATATACGAGTTCATCATCTAATACCCTCCTGCGTTCTAGTTCATTTCCATCTAGTGCTACCATTCGCAGCATTATGTTACGAATTACTTTAGCATAAGCATTATCCTGCTTAACTAACTGTTCATATTCCCAGTCTGCTCTTAACGCACAATCTTGAGTAACTTCACTTGATGTTTGCTCATTATTTTCAATATAAGAGTTACCTGGATCTTTATTTCTATCTCTTGTTTCTACTAATTCCGAGTTTTGTTGAGCGTTAGTTTCTTGAACTATTTTAGGTTCAATTGGTAATAAATTAATATCAAAGTCGGGCAGAGGAAAGATATAATGTCCTTTTTCATGGCGTTTGAATTCCCACAACTCAGGGGTTTGTTTAGTCTTCTTCTTAAATAATTCGTTTTCTAAATAAACCCAAAGTTCACCAGCAGTAATTACACCATCCTTGGTATAGTCTGCCTCACCATTGAGTCCTCTAATTAAAAGTTCTGCAAATGGAGAATGGCCGGAATTATCTTTTTCTCTGCGTCCAAAGGTGTAAGTAGAATCAGCAGCTGTTTCATCATGAGCCGCTGAAGTAATTACTTGTTGAACACGATTAGAAAGGTAACGTTCATAATTTTCTCGATACAATTTTTGGTGTTGTCGTCGTACTACTTCACGATGACCTGCTGCCCAGCGAAAAGTACCAGCAAAACAACAATCAAGAATCAAGAGTAAATGACGACAAGGTAATTCACTGAGGCTATCGTGCAGTCTTGCCATTGAGATCCAAGTGTTACTATTATCTCGTTGTCCATCTTGAGGTATTAAGTAACCTGTTGGTTTATCTGTATCATTTTCTTCATCTAAGGGAGTACCATGTCCAGCAAAGTAGAACAAAAGGCGATCGTTTCTTTGCAACTGTAATTCTTTTCCATTAGCTAAGAGCAATTTTTGCTCTGTAAAAGTTATCAATAAATCATTAAGCCGAGATTGAGTTGCAGCTTTATCTAATAGTAAAAGAACTTGATAGTTATATTTTTGTTCTAGAAGATTAGCAAGTTTATCAGCATCATTAACAGCAGTTTCTAGGGGTGCAATGTTATTAAAGTATTTATTAATACCAATGACTACTGCTAAAGAGCGTTTAATCTCAGCCATATTAAGTTTCTAAATTATTTAATTCTACAACTTATCAAGAATTAATTATACAGCAATTCTAATCTAAGTAAAAATAAGAAAGCAAGCCCCAAACTTCTTTGTGCTTGCTTAGAGGTGCTATGTTATCAATTCTCAATATTTGGTACAGTCAGTTAAATTTGGTCTTGATCGGATGGTAAAGTTTGACCAGCGTTGTTCTCTAGCACTGGTTTTTTCAATTCATGTTTCAGTACAGTAAATGTATGAATAAATCCAGTAACCAATAGGGTAACTAACCCAATCAAGAGCCATTCTTTCTTATTGGGAGTTTTCTTAGTAGCGATCGCTACTAGTTTTTTCATACCATAGGAATTTGAATTGGGAAATAGTGCTTTTGCCAGTGCATTTAACCCTGCTGGGTGGGTAAAGTATGTCAAATGGTCACAAGCGGTATCTGGTAACAGTATTATCGGTTGAGGTGAGCGTTTTGAGCTAACCTTTTTAATGCTATCTAAAGTAACAGCGATGTCATTAGGTTGGCTAAAGAAAGCCCAATCTACTACCTTGTCTACAGCTTGATGAAAGAGTTTTTGCATTAGTCTTTTTAGTAGGGTTGATTGCGTATTTGGTTGAAGTTCTAGGGCTTCGACTGCGATCGATCTGTCACCTGCAATAATTGTATAAGGAATATGAGGATCTGGACTCTTTGCTAGTTCTTTTATAAAAGAAGAATCTGGTCGCATTTGGTCGAGGGAATAGTCATTCTCTTCCAAAAATTTCAGTAAGTGAGCCAGAACTTTGGTCGGCCAAATAATACTTGAAAGCTGATTTAATCCGACAGCAAGAGTTGTAAATACCCAGTCTTGA encodes:
- a CDS encoding MFS transporter; amino-acid sequence: MQIFLLIWFGQLVSLMGSGLTSFALGVWIYQHTGSVINFSLIYFFSELPGIIIAPIAGAIADRKDRRTLMIFSNIGSGVTSLVIALLMFAGGLKIWHIYLAITISSTCNGFQQPAYLAATTLLVPKKHYARASGMIQVGKAAEQLFSPIVAGVLVATIQIQGVLLIDFITFIFALLTLLIFRFPQPPKASINTADKTSLLSDSGFGWTYIKKRPGLLIMVIFFAITNFSIGIAQVLLTPMILSFTDARTLGVVLSLGGSGWLFGSLAISIWGGPKRRIYGILGFELLLGMGILMAGLRSNIVLITMAIFSIFFSVPMIIGCNNAIWQSKVPSNVQGRVFAVRGMISWSTFPLAYLVAGLLADRIFQPLLEPNGLLAKSLGLLIGVGAGRGIGLLFMVVGTLIVLTTIAAYQYPRLWRVEDELPDAIY
- a CDS encoding caspase family protein, with product MAEIKRSLAVVIGINKYFNNIAPLETAVNDADKLANLLEQKYNYQVLLLLDKAATQSRLNDLLITFTEQKLLLANGKELQLQRNDRLLFYFAGHGTPLDEENDTDKPTGYLIPQDGQRDNSNTWISMARLHDSLSELPCRHLLLILDCCFAGTFRWAAGHREVVRRQHQKLYRENYERYLSNRVQQVITSAAHDETAADSTYTFGRREKDNSGHSPFAELLIRGLNGEADYTKDGVITAGELWVYLENELFKKKTKQTPELWEFKRHEKGHYIFPLPDFDINLLPIEPKIVQETNAQQNSELVETRDRNKDPGNSYIENNEQTSSEVTQDCALRADWEYEQLVKQDNAYAKVIRNIMLRMVALDGNELERRRVLDDELVYSEPENTLVKQVITRFCAARLLLRGQDSQGNGYIELADDSLVRQWSKLLTWKQQELGNLLLHRELTLRAYNWTNQKQSKRASRLLWANDPRLPLIKERFLKKEIWFNSLESEFIKRSIQRQRYQHFRNIAVAVLGGAIASLALIYLYRPELFPFNQQPLQKQTSLPTDPQTTEPNQPQQIDKTEEKNTFQAGNSTVNSLAFSPDGNTVIAGVSVGQLYFWSLQNQPSFPLLPTDNPLLRTNKSTINSVAFHPTSSQIIAVGTNDGTLRIWNLKQRTVQNLGTGQKNVNSVVFSPNGNLIATGGNDGRILLWNTRGEPFGKPIVTGKISINSVAFDSKGEKIVAGSNNGNVSIWDFQSKRIGVPFSAHPKGSINVVSFTPDGRYIVTGGKDGKVSIWNSQGKFVDGFTADKKAVNAIAFIDNGKKIITGGSEGQVSIWDWKGKPIENPFKDHKFVKSIAVSQDGKKLVSGGKDGKVKFHDLSKLKLTKP